A section of the Bacteroidota bacterium genome encodes:
- a CDS encoding endonuclease/exonuclease/phosphatase family protein, which produces MKKLVLLSFVFLTSCLTAGWLFGQSYKIMSYNIRYDNSWDSLNSWEIRKTKVAELINFHNPCIFGIQEGLFNQLQFLDSCLVNYKYFGIGREDGINKGEFCAIFFDKSKFQILEQSTFWLSETPDTVSVGWDAALERICTFGLFEDKINNNKFWVFNTHFDHQGSYARDKSALLIIERIKELNTENLPVVLMGDINSLPGSAPIQNLETFLTDALKISEKPFYGPIGTFNGFDANKIILERIDYFFTNKFKILSYSHIDDRLNDNKFISDHLPVFVIVETGG; this is translated from the coding sequence ATGAAGAAATTAGTACTTTTAAGTTTTGTCTTTTTAACAAGCTGTTTAACAGCGGGTTGGCTGTTTGGGCAAAGCTATAAAATAATGTCTTATAATATCAGATACGACAATTCTTGGGATAGCCTGAATAGTTGGGAAATCAGGAAAACAAAAGTTGCTGAACTCATAAATTTTCACAATCCCTGCATTTTTGGAATTCAAGAAGGATTATTTAATCAGCTTCAGTTTTTAGATAGCTGCCTTGTGAATTACAAATATTTTGGTATAGGCAGGGAAGACGGAATAAATAAAGGCGAATTTTGTGCAATATTTTTCGATAAAAGTAAATTTCAGATTTTAGAGCAATCTACTTTTTGGTTGTCGGAAACGCCTGATACAGTTTCGGTTGGCTGGGATGCTGCTCTCGAAAGAATTTGTACTTTCGGACTTTTTGAGGATAAAATCAACAACAATAAATTTTGGGTTTTTAATACGCATTTCGACCATCAGGGTAGCTATGCTCGTGATAAATCAGCTTTATTAATCATTGAAAGAATTAAAGAATTGAATACAGAAAATTTGCCGGTAGTCTTGATGGGAGATATAAATTCCTTGCCTGGCTCTGCCCCAATCCAAAATTTAGAAACTTTTTTGACCGATGCCTTAAAGATTTCGGAGAAACCATTTTATGGTCCTATAGGAACATTTAACGGTTTTGATGCAAATAAAATAATATTGGAAAGAATTGATTATTTTTTCACTAACAAATTTAAGATATTGTCATATTCTCATATCGACGACAGATTGAATGACAATAAATTTATTTCCGACCATTTACCGGTTTTTGTAATTGTTGAAACTGGTGGTTGA
- a CDS encoding PIN domain protein, producing the protein MKTIYVDTSVFGGKFDYEFKLWTDLFFEKVIQSDIKLIYSDVAEEELTNAPFEVKSFVQSIPKKNILRTKLTEEAVLLAEKYLYEKVVGKSSRADCYHIAIATILKADLLVSWNFKHIVNIQKINGYNAVNLKSGYKTIEIRNPREIFDYENEDEK; encoded by the coding sequence ATGAAAACTATTTATGTTGACACATCTGTTTTTGGTGGGAAGTTTGATTATGAATTTAAACTGTGGACTGATTTGTTTTTTGAGAAAGTAATTCAGTCAGATATTAAATTAATATACTCGGATGTTGCGGAAGAAGAATTGACTAATGCCCCTTTTGAAGTAAAAAGTTTTGTTCAATCAATACCAAAAAAAAATATTCTGCGAACCAAATTAACAGAAGAAGCTGTTTTACTTGCTGAAAAATATCTATATGAAAAAGTCGTTGGCAAATCAAGTCGTGCTGATTGCTATCATATAGCTATTGCTACAATTTTGAAAGCTGACCTTTTAGTAAGTTGGAATTTTAAACATATTGTGAATATTCAAAAAATAAATGGATATAATGCTGTGAACTTGAAAAGTGGTTACAAAACTATTGAAATAAGAAACCCAAGAGAAATATTTGACTATGAAAACGAAGATGAAAAGTAA